A stretch of the Chitinophaga sp. Cy-1792 genome encodes the following:
- a CDS encoding S1C family serine protease, with product MKEDLFLISEIERYLEGEMSMQEKAAFDELRRTNPQINRQVEEHQLLLQELEHLGNRRSLQAQMNAIHQQLDMPQIRQEAVAANDAVKKSRIRRRTIANLAAAACIALVTSLSTIAIIQNTTRNKSVAQYEDVRRVLNNIQRSQNALINDINNKNKAPVNPGTYGGTGFAVSGNGYIVTNLHVVAGADSIYVQNTKGEAYKAVSVFEDISSDLAVLKIADSTFKSQPLPYTLKPQSITLGEEVFTMGYPRDEIVYGKGYISAKTGFNGDTTAYQVSIPVNPGNSGGPLLDAKGDIVGIITGKQTTADGIAFAVKSAHLKRLLDEMPKDKQAKKEWAHKSKLEGLNRVDQIKKVEEFVYLVKVYN from the coding sequence ATGAAAGAAGATTTATTTCTCATCAGTGAAATTGAGCGTTATCTCGAAGGAGAAATGAGCATGCAGGAAAAGGCTGCTTTTGATGAACTGCGCCGTACCAACCCGCAGATTAACCGCCAGGTGGAAGAACATCAGCTCCTCCTTCAGGAACTGGAACACCTCGGTAATCGCAGGAGCCTGCAGGCACAGATGAATGCCATCCACCAACAGCTGGACATGCCACAGATCCGCCAGGAAGCGGTTGCTGCCAACGATGCGGTAAAAAAATCCCGTATCCGCCGCCGTACCATCGCCAACCTCGCCGCTGCCGCATGTATCGCATTGGTGACCTCCCTGTCTACCATCGCCATCATCCAGAATACTACCCGCAACAAATCCGTTGCCCAGTATGAAGATGTAAGACGTGTACTCAACAATATCCAGCGCTCCCAAAACGCACTGATCAACGATATTAACAATAAAAATAAAGCACCTGTCAACCCAGGCACCTACGGTGGTACCGGCTTCGCTGTTTCCGGCAACGGTTACATCGTTACCAACCTCCACGTAGTAGCCGGGGCCGACTCTATCTACGTACAGAACACTAAAGGTGAAGCCTATAAGGCTGTGAGCGTCTTTGAAGATATTTCCAGTGATCTGGCCGTACTCAAAATTGCTGACAGCACCTTCAAAAGCCAGCCACTGCCATACACCCTCAAGCCCCAGAGCATTACCCTCGGCGAAGAGGTATTTACCATGGGTTACCCCAGAGATGAAATCGTTTACGGCAAAGGTTATATCAGCGCCAAAACAGGTTTCAATGGCGACACCACCGCCTACCAGGTATCTATCCCGGTTAACCCGGGCAACAGCGGCGGCCCCCTCCTGGATGCCAAAGGTGATATCGTTGGTATCATCACCGGCAAACAAACCACCGCTGACGGCATCGCCTTTGCAGTCAAATCAGCACACCTGAAACGACTCCTGGACGAAATGCCTAAAGACAAACAGGCCAAAAAAGAATGGGCACATAAAAGCAAACTGGAAGGCCTGAACAGAGTAGACCAGATCAAAAAAGTGGAAGAATTCGTTTACCTGGTAAAGGTTTATAACTAA
- a CDS encoding sigma-70 family RNA polymerase sigma factor codes for MKQIQDIAKDRELLLGLAKNDGKSLEIIYSENFPPVLRMIYQYNGSEDDAKDVFQEAVIILYEKACKGDFTLTSRLKTFLYSVCRHLWLKKLQSSHGMYALPTELEEIIPAEDIVDEHQEKDEQFRVMESAMGSIGQPCKTILEDYYMYRKSMQEIAEKFGYTNAENAKNQKYKCLMRLKKLFFDKYNTSL; via the coding sequence GTGAAGCAGATTCAAGACATAGCAAAAGACAGGGAATTGTTGCTGGGATTGGCAAAGAATGATGGTAAGTCATTGGAAATCATCTATTCTGAGAATTTTCCGCCGGTTTTGCGGATGATTTATCAGTATAATGGATCTGAAGATGACGCCAAGGATGTTTTTCAGGAAGCTGTGATCATATTATATGAAAAGGCTTGTAAAGGTGACTTTACCCTTACCAGCAGGCTGAAAACATTTTTATATTCTGTTTGCCGCCACCTCTGGCTCAAAAAACTGCAGAGCAGCCATGGTATGTATGCCCTGCCCACCGAATTGGAGGAAATTATCCCGGCAGAAGATATTGTGGATGAACACCAGGAGAAAGACGAACAGTTCAGGGTAATGGAGTCTGCCATGGGAAGTATCGGTCAGCCGTGCAAAACGATCCTGGAAGATTATTATATGTACAGGAAAAGTATGCAGGAAATTGCGGAGAAATTTGGCTATACCAACGCGGAAAATGCCAAAAATCAGAAGTATAAGTGCCTGATGCGTCTCAAGAAACTATTTTTCGATAAATACAATACATCATTATAA